One stretch of Amycolatopsis sp. NBC_00345 DNA includes these proteins:
- a CDS encoding S8 family serine peptidase, with amino-acid sequence MRPAARKLGRTGRVGVVLLSAGLGVLSPFAVASPALAQTTNAAGSWAVPPPVDMSKLPSDEKKPDKDYQQKTACVQRSTLGNVDINYRPWGQDYLQLPKAQDIVRAKFGNVGGNQKIGVIDTGVTPHPWFGGRVQSGGVDYVAPPTNHADPSLQDCDGHGTEVAGIIAAKPDNPQVGFIGVAPDATIVSYRQLSENYGEKDQSSTGGGSSSQPNNSGQPSGGSSLPPSTSGGGGGGQPGGTNSQQDDKGDQRQLEKGGTAGTLQTLAEIIRNIADRGDIKVVNMSVDHCRAADGTIQDGEQKVQAAVKYAADRDVVVVAAAGNVSDTCPQNDQADANKPRSIVTPPWFADDVLSVGAIDRTGGVASFSVHGPWVGVAAPGTEIVSLDPAEGSTGLANLTISSGSQTSPIQGTSFASPYVAGVAALVRQMFPNLSARQVIQRIEATAQHPAAPGGRDEYVGYGVIDPVAALTANLPGDVGALATPKPMVQQAQLPPGDGQSSTPMIVALAGTGGGVLALLITLFVMHTIRRNRSTAPPSTPSR; translated from the coding sequence ATGCGTCCCGCCGCCAGGAAGCTCGGCCGCACCGGCCGCGTCGGAGTCGTCCTGCTGTCCGCCGGGCTGGGGGTGCTGTCCCCGTTCGCCGTCGCCTCGCCGGCGCTCGCACAGACCACGAACGCCGCGGGCTCCTGGGCGGTGCCGCCACCGGTGGACATGTCCAAGCTGCCGTCGGACGAGAAGAAGCCGGACAAGGACTACCAGCAGAAGACCGCCTGCGTGCAGCGCAGCACGCTCGGCAACGTCGACATCAACTACCGCCCCTGGGGCCAGGACTACCTGCAGTTGCCGAAGGCGCAGGACATCGTCCGTGCCAAGTTCGGCAATGTCGGCGGCAACCAGAAGATCGGCGTGATCGACACCGGCGTCACCCCGCACCCGTGGTTCGGGGGCCGGGTGCAGAGCGGCGGCGTCGACTACGTCGCCCCGCCGACCAACCACGCGGACCCGAGCCTGCAGGACTGCGACGGTCACGGCACCGAGGTCGCCGGCATCATCGCGGCCAAGCCGGACAACCCCCAGGTCGGCTTCATCGGCGTCGCACCGGACGCCACGATCGTCTCCTACCGGCAGCTGAGCGAGAACTACGGCGAGAAGGACCAGAGCAGCACGGGCGGCGGCAGCTCGAGCCAGCCGAACAACAGCGGTCAGCCGAGTGGCGGCTCCTCGCTCCCGCCGTCGACCTCCGGTGGCGGTGGCGGTGGCCAGCCCGGCGGCACCAACTCCCAGCAGGACGACAAGGGAGACCAGCGCCAGCTGGAGAAGGGTGGCACGGCGGGCACGCTGCAGACGCTCGCCGAGATCATCCGCAACATCGCCGACCGGGGCGACATCAAGGTCGTGAACATGTCGGTGGACCACTGCCGCGCCGCCGACGGCACCATCCAGGACGGCGAGCAGAAGGTCCAGGCCGCGGTGAAGTACGCGGCGGACCGGGACGTGGTGGTCGTCGCGGCCGCGGGCAACGTCTCCGACACCTGCCCGCAGAACGACCAGGCGGACGCGAACAAGCCGCGTTCGATCGTCACGCCGCCGTGGTTCGCCGACGACGTGCTCTCGGTCGGCGCGATCGACCGCACCGGTGGCGTGGCGAGCTTCAGCGTGCACGGCCCGTGGGTCGGCGTCGCCGCGCCGGGCACCGAGATCGTGTCGCTGGACCCGGCCGAGGGCTCGACCGGGCTGGCCAACCTGACCATCTCCAGCGGCAGCCAGACCTCGCCGATCCAGGGCACCAGCTTCGCGTCGCCGTACGTCGCCGGAGTGGCCGCGCTCGTGCGGCAGATGTTCCCGAACCTCAGCGCGCGCCAGGTGATCCAGCGCATCGAGGCGACCGCGCAGCACCCGGCGGCCCCGGGCGGCCGTGACGAGTACGTCGGCTACGGCGTGATCGACCCGGTGGCCGCGCTGACCGCCAACCTGCCGGGCGACGTCGGCGCGCTGGCGACGCCGAAGCCCATGGTGCAGCAGGCACAACTGCCTCCCGGCGACGGCCAGAGCTCCACCCCGATGATCGTCGCGCTGGCCGGCACCGGCGGCGGGGTGCTGGCGCTGCTGATCACGCTGTTCGTCATGCACACGATCCGGCGCAACCGCTCGACGGCACCTCCGTCGACGCCCTCGCGCTGA
- the eccD gene encoding type VII secretion integral membrane protein EccD has translation MTVVAPNTRIDVALPADVAVADLLPMLLDMAKETSPDGGARHGGWALAKLGDAALDPSRTLASLGIIDGELLQLRKRNENPPPPLYDDVVDAIAESAPDSFRPWTKETARRFGHVAGGLALALSALALFLSGSLYGGSAIAPAIAGGIGAIACVAIGATLAKAYQAEATGVLIAASGGLPLAFVSGFYIVPGLSVRANLLLGSVLVLIVASVCIAVIGAGITVFIAAATVGTFGALAFLAATLISTEPAAGVAAGAVAVALACISILPRATIWLAKLPLPHVPSTAEELKEDTGFPDYHAIEQRTSIAHDYMTGLMIGCGTVTAISAVIAATAPGVFGIILGVVATLVLLLRARAYANGAQAIALLTTGMVAAAGILIGWMTSASADQRVMYVFGALILVGAGALVVGVIFPNQRFSPPLRRTVEILEAICIAVVLPLALGVMDLYTTLRHLNLK, from the coding sequence GTGACGGTGGTGGCACCCAACACCCGGATCGACGTCGCGCTGCCGGCGGACGTCGCGGTGGCCGACCTGCTGCCCATGCTGCTGGACATGGCGAAGGAGACTTCGCCGGACGGCGGCGCCCGCCACGGCGGCTGGGCACTGGCCAAACTCGGCGACGCCGCACTCGACCCGAGCCGGACGCTGGCGTCGCTCGGGATCATCGACGGCGAGCTGCTGCAGCTGCGCAAGCGCAACGAGAACCCGCCGCCGCCGCTGTACGACGACGTCGTGGACGCCATCGCGGAGTCCGCGCCGGACAGCTTCCGGCCCTGGACCAAGGAGACCGCACGCCGCTTCGGCCACGTCGCGGGCGGGCTGGCGCTGGCGCTGTCCGCGCTCGCGCTGTTCCTGAGCGGGTCCCTCTACGGCGGCAGCGCGATCGCCCCCGCCATCGCCGGCGGCATCGGCGCGATCGCGTGCGTCGCGATCGGCGCGACGCTGGCGAAGGCGTACCAGGCGGAGGCCACGGGCGTGCTGATCGCCGCCTCGGGCGGCCTGCCGCTGGCGTTCGTGAGCGGGTTCTACATCGTGCCGGGGCTCTCGGTGCGCGCGAACCTGCTGCTGGGCAGCGTGCTGGTGCTGATCGTCGCGTCCGTCTGCATCGCGGTCATCGGCGCGGGCATCACCGTCTTCATCGCGGCCGCCACGGTCGGCACCTTCGGCGCGCTCGCCTTCCTGGCCGCGACGCTGATCTCGACGGAGCCGGCGGCCGGCGTCGCCGCCGGTGCGGTCGCCGTCGCGCTCGCCTGCATCTCGATCCTGCCCCGCGCGACCATCTGGCTCGCGAAGCTCCCCCTGCCGCACGTGCCCAGCACCGCGGAGGAGCTGAAGGAGGACACCGGCTTCCCGGACTACCACGCCATCGAGCAGCGCACCTCGATCGCCCACGACTACATGACCGGCCTGATGATCGGCTGCGGCACCGTCACGGCGATCTCGGCCGTGATCGCGGCGACCGCCCCCGGCGTCTTCGGCATCATCCTCGGCGTGGTCGCCACGCTCGTGCTGCTGCTGCGCGCACGGGCCTACGCGAACGGCGCGCAGGCCATCGCGCTGCTGACCACCGGCATGGTGGCGGCCGCGGGCATCCTGATCGGGTGGATGACCTCGGCCTCGGCGGACCAGCGCGTGATGTACGTCTTCGGCGCGCTGATCCTGGTCGGCGCGGGCGCGCTCGTGGTCGGCGTGATCTTCCCGAACCAGCGCTTCTCGCCGCCGCTGCGGCGGACCGTGGAGATCCTCGAGGCGATCTGCATCGCCGTGGTGCTCCCGCTCGCGCTGGGCGTGATGGACCTCTACACGACGCTGCGACACCTGAACCTCAAGTGA
- the eccCa gene encoding type VII secretion protein EccCa — MSTLQFKKSPRLAAPRPPGGEVHLEPPPEVPRTIPGSIIAKLIPGVMIFASLGMMGFMFTSSKGNPTTIMMSGMMLMGTVGMLAGGGGKGGGAKKAEMDEDRKDYLRYLGQMRDRAREAMVDQRAALEWVHPDPQSLWSLAASRRMWERRQNDQDFLHLRVGRSSHRLATRLVPPQTGPVDELEPIATLALRRFVRAHSIVPDLPTQITLRGFAAVSMQGDRALTRGLARAMVAQLVAFHGPDDVMIAIATAGRAKEEWEWAKWLPHVQHPTLSDGIGQLRMMAGSLAQIEQWLDEELRDRQRFSRNATPAPDQPHVVIIVDDAEVTREEQIILEEGLVGVTLIDLSESVGNLAARRGLRLVVEPERLGARSAGGVEWFGRPDTLTVVEAEALSRLIAPYRVGTATGADVSDEEPLLSNPSLLELLGIPGDPMTFDVQQAWRPRPIRDRYRVPFGVGEYGQPVELDIKEAAAEGMGPHGLCIGATGSGKSEFLRTLVLGMLATHSSSTLNFVLVDFKGGATFLGLDKAPHVSAVITNLADEVTLVDRMRDALAGEMNRRQEALKNGGNFKNVWEYEKARENGADLDPLPALFIVCDEFSELLAAKPDFIDLFVAIGRLGRSLQMHMLLASQRLEEGKLRGLDSHLSYRIGLKTFSAAESRAAIGVPDAFELPSVPGGGYLKFDTSTLVRFKASYVSGAYRPAGIQAAGPAATVVRADKRPQLFVPDFVELPKEPEPQQQLEEEPKAEEKQPEEAVEPSELDVIVSRLVGQGPPAHEVWLPPLNEPNSLDTLLPNLNPTDDRGLSPVGFFGNGRLQVPMGIVDRPYEQRRDMLWADFAGAAGHGVLAGGPQSGKSTMLRTLIMSMALTHTPEEVQFYCLDLGGGTLAGLADLPHVGGVAVARREPDKARRIVAELTTLLTEREGRFGAMGIDSMNEFRNRKRRGEIPPEQDAFGDAFLVVDNWRALRDDFEELETSITRLATQGLSYGVHVVISANRWADLRPAIKDMLGTRFELRLGDPTESDIDRRTAVNVPAGRPGRGLTREKLHMLTGLPRIDGSSDADTVAAGVADAVAKVRGAWRGRPAPQVRLLPEMITYEDVLRADTRRDSKLVPIGVNEEDLQPIYLDFNADPHFFAFADGESGKTNLLRQIVRGITDRFTSQEAVILLVDYRRTMLGFLSGDSLLGYAVSATQLDSMVQDVYGSMTRRLPGPDVTQEQLKTRSWWTGPDLFILVDDYDLVVTQTNNPLKPLSDFLAQAKDVGLHLIVVRRTGGASRASYDPIIGKLKEIAAPGMVMNGSKDEGALIGNIRPSAMPPGRGNLLTRKAGKQLVQVSWIQPD, encoded by the coding sequence ATGAGCACGCTGCAGTTCAAGAAGTCGCCGCGGCTGGCCGCGCCGCGCCCGCCGGGCGGCGAGGTGCACCTCGAGCCACCACCCGAGGTGCCCCGCACGATCCCGGGCAGCATCATCGCGAAGCTGATTCCCGGCGTGATGATCTTCGCCTCGCTCGGGATGATGGGCTTCATGTTCACGTCGTCCAAGGGCAACCCGACGACGATCATGATGAGCGGCATGATGCTGATGGGCACCGTCGGCATGCTCGCGGGCGGCGGCGGCAAGGGCGGCGGCGCCAAGAAGGCCGAGATGGACGAGGACCGCAAGGACTACCTGCGCTACCTCGGCCAGATGCGCGACCGCGCCCGTGAGGCGATGGTCGACCAGCGCGCCGCGCTCGAGTGGGTGCACCCGGACCCGCAGAGCCTGTGGTCGCTCGCGGCCAGCCGCCGCATGTGGGAGCGCCGGCAGAACGACCAGGACTTCCTCCACCTGCGCGTCGGCCGCAGCTCGCACCGTCTCGCCACGCGGCTGGTCCCGCCCCAGACCGGCCCGGTCGACGAGCTGGAGCCGATCGCCACCCTCGCGCTGCGCCGGTTCGTGCGCGCGCACTCGATCGTGCCCGATCTGCCCACGCAGATCACCCTGCGCGGGTTCGCCGCGGTGAGCATGCAGGGCGACCGCGCGCTGACCCGCGGCCTCGCCCGCGCCATGGTCGCGCAGCTGGTCGCCTTCCACGGCCCCGACGACGTGATGATCGCGATCGCCACCGCGGGCCGGGCGAAGGAGGAGTGGGAGTGGGCGAAGTGGCTCCCGCACGTCCAGCACCCCACCCTGTCCGACGGCATCGGGCAGCTGCGCATGATGGCCGGCTCGCTCGCCCAGATCGAGCAGTGGCTCGACGAGGAGCTGCGTGACCGGCAGCGGTTCTCCCGCAACGCCACGCCGGCCCCGGACCAGCCGCACGTCGTGATCATCGTCGACGACGCCGAGGTCACCCGCGAGGAGCAGATCATCCTCGAGGAGGGCCTGGTCGGCGTCACGCTGATCGACCTGTCCGAGTCCGTCGGCAACCTCGCCGCCCGCCGTGGCCTGCGGCTGGTCGTCGAGCCGGAGCGCCTCGGCGCCCGCAGCGCCGGCGGAGTGGAGTGGTTCGGCCGTCCGGACACGCTCACGGTCGTCGAGGCCGAGGCGCTGTCCCGGCTGATCGCGCCGTACCGCGTCGGCACCGCGACCGGCGCGGATGTGAGCGACGAGGAGCCGCTCCTGTCCAACCCGTCGCTGCTGGAGCTGCTCGGCATCCCCGGCGACCCGATGACCTTCGACGTCCAGCAGGCCTGGCGGCCCCGCCCGATCCGCGACCGCTACCGCGTGCCGTTCGGCGTCGGCGAGTACGGCCAGCCGGTCGAGCTGGACATCAAGGAAGCCGCGGCCGAAGGCATGGGCCCGCACGGCCTGTGCATCGGCGCCACCGGTTCCGGTAAGTCGGAGTTCCTCCGCACGTTGGTGCTGGGCATGCTCGCCACGCACTCGTCGAGCACGCTCAACTTCGTCCTGGTCGACTTCAAGGGTGGTGCGACGTTCCTCGGGCTGGACAAGGCGCCGCACGTCTCCGCGGTCATCACCAACCTCGCGGACGAGGTCACGCTGGTCGACCGTATGCGCGACGCGCTGGCCGGCGAGATGAACCGGCGCCAGGAGGCGCTGAAGAACGGCGGTAACTTCAAGAACGTCTGGGAGTACGAGAAGGCCCGCGAGAACGGCGCCGACCTCGACCCGCTGCCCGCGCTGTTCATCGTCTGTGACGAGTTCTCCGAACTGCTGGCGGCGAAGCCGGACTTCATCGACCTGTTCGTCGCCATCGGCCGGCTGGGCCGGTCGCTGCAGATGCACATGCTGCTCGCCTCGCAGCGGCTCGAAGAGGGCAAGCTGCGCGGGCTCGACTCGCACCTGTCGTACCGGATCGGCCTGAAGACGTTCTCCGCGGCGGAGTCCCGCGCGGCGATCGGCGTGCCGGACGCGTTCGAGCTGCCGTCGGTCCCCGGTGGCGGTTACCTCAAGTTCGACACGTCCACGCTGGTGCGGTTCAAGGCGTCCTACGTCTCGGGCGCGTACCGGCCGGCCGGCATCCAGGCGGCCGGCCCGGCCGCCACGGTGGTGCGCGCGGACAAGCGGCCGCAGCTGTTCGTGCCGGACTTCGTGGAGCTGCCGAAGGAACCCGAGCCGCAGCAGCAGCTCGAGGAAGAGCCGAAGGCGGAGGAGAAGCAGCCCGAAGAGGCGGTCGAGCCGAGCGAGCTCGACGTCATCGTCTCGCGGCTGGTGGGCCAGGGCCCGCCGGCGCACGAGGTGTGGCTGCCGCCGCTGAACGAGCCGAACTCGCTGGACACGCTGCTGCCGAACCTGAACCCCACGGACGACCGTGGGCTGTCCCCGGTCGGGTTCTTCGGAAACGGCAGGCTGCAGGTGCCGATGGGCATCGTCGACCGGCCGTACGAGCAGCGGCGCGACATGCTGTGGGCGGACTTCGCCGGTGCGGCGGGCCACGGTGTGCTCGCCGGCGGGCCGCAGTCGGGCAAGTCGACCATGCTCCGCACGCTGATCATGTCGATGGCGCTCACGCACACGCCGGAAGAGGTGCAGTTCTACTGCCTCGACCTCGGTGGTGGCACGCTGGCCGGCCTGGCCGACCTGCCGCACGTCGGCGGGGTCGCGGTGGCCCGGCGTGAGCCGGACAAGGCCCGCCGCATCGTCGCCGAGCTGACCACCCTGCTCACCGAGCGGGAGGGCCGGTTCGGGGCCATGGGCATCGACTCGATGAACGAGTTCCGCAACCGCAAGCGCCGCGGCGAGATCCCGCCGGAGCAGGACGCGTTCGGCGACGCGTTCCTGGTGGTGGACAACTGGCGGGCGCTGCGCGACGACTTCGAGGAGCTCGAGACCTCGATCACCCGGCTGGCCACGCAGGGCCTGTCGTACGGCGTGCACGTGGTGATCTCGGCCAACCGCTGGGCCGACCTGCGCCCGGCGATCAAGGACATGCTGGGCACGCGGTTCGAGCTGCGCCTCGGTGACCCGACCGAGTCGGACATCGACCGCCGCACCGCGGTCAACGTCCCGGCCGGCCGCCCCGGTCGTGGCCTGACCCGGGAAAAGCTGCACATGCTCACCGGCCTGCCGCGGATCGACGGGTCCAGCGACGCGGACACAGTCGCCGCGGGCGTGGCGGACGCCGTCGCGAAGGTCCGTGGCGCGTGGCGTGGCCGCCCGGCCCCGCAGGTCCGCCTGCTGCCGGAGATGATCACCTACGAAGACGTCCTCAGGGCCGACACGAGGCGCGACTCCAAGCTGGTGCCGATCGGCGTCAACGAGGAAGACCTCCAGCCGATCTACCTGGACTTCAACGCCGACCCGCACTTCTTCGCGTTCGCGGACGGCGAGTCGGGCAAGACGAACCTGCTGCGGCAGATCGTGCGGGGCATCACCGACCGGTTCACGTCGCAGGAGGCCGTGATCCTGCTGGTCGACTACCGCCGCACGATGCTCGGGTTCCTCAGCGGCGACTCGCTGCTCGGGTACGCCGTGTCGGCGACGCAGCTGGACAGCATGGTCCAGGACGTCTACGGGTCGATGACGCGGCGCCTGCCGGGTCCGGACGTCACCCAGGAGCAGCTGAAGACGCGGTCCTGGTGGACCGGGCCGGACCTGTTCATCCTGGTCGACGACTACGACCTGGTGGTCACGCAGACCAACAACCCGCTCAAGCCGCTCTCGGACTTCCTGGCCCAGGCGAAGGACGTCGGCCTGCACCTGATCGTCGTCCGCCGCACCGGTGGCGCGAGCCG